In Pseudomonas nunensis, a single window of DNA contains:
- a CDS encoding VOC family protein: MSLSPFHLAIPVYNLAGARTFYGEVFGLEEGRSSNQWVDFNFYGHQLVIHEHPKTASQESVHSNPVDGHDVPVPHFGIILGWEEWEALAERLKSFGTEFVIEPYIRFKGQVGEQATMFLFDPCGNALEFKAFKDMSQLFAK, translated from the coding sequence ATGAGCCTCTCGCCTTTCCACCTCGCAATTCCCGTTTACAACCTCGCTGGCGCACGCACATTTTACGGCGAAGTGTTCGGCCTGGAAGAAGGTCGTTCCAGCAACCAATGGGTCGACTTCAACTTTTATGGTCACCAACTGGTTATTCACGAACACCCAAAAACCGCGTCCCAGGAAAGCGTCCATAGCAACCCGGTAGACGGCCACGACGTACCAGTTCCGCACTTCGGCATCATTCTGGGCTGGGAAGAGTGGGAAGCGCTGGCCGAACGCCTGAAGTCGTTTGGTACTGAGTTTGTAATCGAACCCTACATTCGTTTCAAAGGGCAGGTTGGCGAGCAAGCCACCATGTTTTTGTTTGACCCTTGCGGTAATGCCCTTGAATTCAAGGCCTTCAAGGATATGAGCCAACTTTTCGCCAAATAA
- a CDS encoding LysR substrate-binding domain-containing protein — MIKELKTLIAVAREGTFAAAGNKIGLTQAAVSAQIQRLEAELGFEIFDRKGRSAHLNRMGHQILLQAQELLRLYDNLGSTTVGLPASVLVNIGAIASVQRSYLPDALAKFHQQCPQCRTRVIPGLSMELVNLVDAGEIDMAAIIRPPFSLQSDLRWTTLALEPYRLIVPRDVPGEDWSKLLSSQPFIRYDRSSFGGRQVDRFLRQMHFTLREVCELDELEAIIKLVENGVGVALVPQTATDQEWPAGVRALDLGQHTFHRDIGLVHRSRQSFTEPVRILAQLISEQVRAGSE, encoded by the coding sequence ATGATCAAAGAACTCAAAACACTCATCGCCGTTGCACGGGAAGGTACGTTTGCCGCTGCCGGGAATAAAATCGGCCTCACCCAGGCAGCGGTGAGCGCCCAGATTCAGCGTCTGGAGGCCGAGCTCGGCTTTGAGATATTCGACAGGAAGGGACGCTCGGCCCACCTGAACAGGATGGGCCATCAAATACTCCTGCAAGCGCAAGAGTTGCTTCGGCTTTACGACAATCTGGGCTCCACCACGGTCGGACTTCCTGCGAGCGTGCTGGTGAATATCGGTGCCATCGCTTCTGTACAGCGATCCTATCTTCCAGACGCACTGGCCAAGTTTCACCAACAATGCCCGCAGTGCCGAACCCGCGTAATTCCGGGGCTATCGATGGAGTTGGTGAACCTCGTGGATGCCGGCGAGATCGACATGGCCGCAATCATTCGCCCACCCTTCTCGCTCCAGAGCGATCTACGCTGGACGACCCTGGCGCTTGAACCCTACCGGCTGATCGTTCCGCGCGACGTGCCTGGCGAAGATTGGTCAAAACTGCTTTCAAGCCAACCATTCATTCGGTACGACCGATCATCCTTCGGGGGCCGGCAGGTGGATCGCTTCCTTCGGCAGATGCATTTCACCTTGCGCGAAGTTTGCGAGCTGGATGAACTGGAGGCGATCATCAAGCTCGTGGAGAACGGCGTCGGTGTAGCGCTGGTGCCGCAGACCGCAACCGATCAGGAATGGCCCGCCGGGGTAAGAGCGCTCGATCTCGGACAGCACACCTTTCACCGTGATATCGGGCTCGTGCACAGGTCTCGACAGAGCTTTACCGAACCGGTGCGGATACTGGCTCAACTTATCAGTGAGCAAGTCAGGGCCGGTTCTGAATAA
- a CDS encoding NAD(P)-dependent oxidoreductase produces the protein MKIGFLGLGSMGQAIAANLLKSGHEVWVWNRSPEPAQKLVELGAHAATTPAQAFNADIVFSMLADDKALRAVLLDSGLLAQLKGPLIHVNLATIAVAFAEELAALHEAQGIDYIAAPVMGRPNVAATAQLNILVAGPEAAIERVQPLLDLIGRKTWRLGDKAASANAMKLATNFLLVSAVQAMSEAAVLVTRHDLPSAALIDLVSTTIFTGPVYQGYGALIGERRYEPAAFKASLGLKDVDLILAAAADVSIQLPTADLIRANLLDAIAHGEGDKDLAVLAEVEERRTLAAAGQTASD, from the coding sequence ATGAAAATCGGTTTCCTGGGGCTTGGCAGCATGGGCCAGGCGATTGCTGCCAATCTTTTGAAAAGTGGTCACGAAGTGTGGGTGTGGAATCGCTCACCGGAACCGGCGCAGAAACTGGTCGAGCTTGGCGCCCACGCCGCGACGACCCCGGCCCAGGCCTTCAACGCAGATATAGTGTTCAGCATGTTGGCTGACGATAAGGCACTGCGTGCGGTGTTACTGGACTCCGGGTTGCTGGCCCAGCTGAAGGGCCCGCTGATTCACGTCAACCTGGCGACGATCGCCGTGGCCTTCGCCGAGGAGTTGGCGGCCTTGCACGAAGCGCAGGGCATCGACTACATCGCCGCGCCAGTGATGGGTCGCCCCAACGTCGCGGCCACGGCTCAACTCAATATCCTGGTCGCCGGACCGGAGGCTGCCATCGAGCGCGTCCAACCGCTTCTTGATCTGATCGGGCGAAAAACCTGGCGCCTCGGTGATAAAGCCGCGAGCGCCAACGCCATGAAGTTGGCCACCAACTTCCTGCTGGTGTCGGCGGTGCAAGCCATGAGTGAAGCGGCGGTGTTGGTGACCCGTCACGACCTGCCCTCCGCCGCGCTGATCGATCTGGTATCGACCACTATCTTCACCGGCCCGGTCTATCAAGGCTACGGCGCCCTGATCGGTGAGCGCCGATATGAGCCGGCCGCTTTCAAGGCGTCCCTTGGGCTCAAAGACGTCGACTTGATCCTCGCCGCCGCTGCCGACGTATCGATCCAGCTGCCGACAGCGGACCTGATCCGCGCCAACCTGCTGGATGCCATCGCCCATGGTGAAGGCGATAAGGATCTTGCCGTACT